From the Hordeum vulgare subsp. vulgare chromosome 1H, MorexV3_pseudomolecules_assembly, whole genome shotgun sequence genome, the window AATCCAAATCATAATTTGGAAAAGATTTTGAAAACTAATTGAAGATAGCGCACTTGCCTTTTTATGCTGCATTCTTAAAAATACTAATTATAGTTTTAATGTACTCTTTTTAATGATTTGTGTTCTCTCTATTTAATCAACATAGTAAATTTGGGTCCCTACCTCTCGACATGTTTTGGTTGTAGTGGATAcactttgtaatttttgtttctctttgtaaattttgtttttaggTTCCTACCTCTCGACATATAGCTTTTAGGTTTAATTTTGTTTCTCTTTGTAAAATTTGTTTTTTGTTTGATCTCCTTGTTATCAACTCTTTAATGGTTTGGAAATCAGTGCGGGCACCTCGAAATGAATTCAGTTTAACTCTGCAATTAACCCGTATATTATAACTGTTCTGGCTGCACTCATCCATAATTCATAGCTTCACCAACAGGTGACCATATTTTCATAATATAACGTTGTCCGTTGTATTTGAATGGTGCCAGTTTATATGAGACAAACGGCCAGTGAGCTTATGTCATAAGAAACATAAAATATCTTTGATTATTTTAGGGATCACTATTGTTGTCCTTCTATAAATTAAGACCGCACTTGCTAACCTTTGTTGCATTGTTATTCATGACTCTATAATTGTCAACCTGGACACAGTAACAATACTCAAACATAGTTTTATCTATCAAATGTGAGCAAATCAGAATTTTTTTCATGAGTTTTattcttttggaatatttttctATAACAGAAGTTCATGCTCgatcttgttattcatttcttGGGATCATTTATTTATCTACTGTATCATTAACAACAGCTTGGGTATTGCTTCTAGGATTCTATGGATTTTCTCCCAGAACCTCTCGAAGTGATGCAATGCTGTAATCTTCAaccatgaaaatgaaactatcacCAGTGACATACTGCTCCTATGATCTCACACGTACCAACAAAATGCAGCTCATAAATCTCTTTTTAAGAATTGGGTCGTGATGTTCTTGCATTTAGCTACTCATATATAGCTTTTATGTTTAATTTTGTTTCTCTTTGTAAAAAAAATTGGTTTGATCACCTTGTTATCAACTCTTTGATGGTTTAGAAATCAGTCCACGCACGTGGAAAGGAATTCAGTTTAACTCTGCAATTAACCCTTATATTATAATTGTTCTCGCTGCACTCATCCATAATTCATAGCTTCACCAACAGGCGACCAGATTTTCATAGTTTAACGTCGTCCGATGTATTTGAATGTTGCCAGTTTATATGAAACAAACTGCCAGTAAGCATATGTCATAAGAAACAAAAAATCTCTTCGATTATTTTTGGGGTCACTATATTCAAAAAGAATATAATACAATTAAGTGTTTAAAAGTTACATCATAATTCCGTGAAAAAGATGGCATCTTCTACGAGGTAACTAAGTGATAATGGTAAAGAGTTATATTCTTTGGGCAATCTCCATGTCTACAAGGTTTAAACTTTGAGATATTAGGATGTATGCATTAGTACTCCCCATGAAAAAACAACCGGCGGGAAATGAGAATAGCAACACAAATTCTTGATCCTATGATGTGTTTGTGTTCGAATTAAGAAAAGTATATGATAATAAAAAATGTCATGTGTCTTGATAAATGTTTAAAAAAAGTTGGATAGTAGTAGACACACGACCAATACACACATGCAATCACACATGGATGGTACCACCATCATGCTAACCATTTAACTATTGATTGGTTTTTAATATAAAAAATTGCACGCGGGGGCACATGCCATTTTTCTCCTTCACCATGAGCGCTGAATTGGCTGAACTCATGGCATGTCGATGGGTTGCTCAGCTTACACGTAAATTAGAAGTGGCAAAACTTATCCTGGAGACAGACACAAAAGATAGCGGCTTCTAAATTAAGAAGCTGAGATATTGATAGATCAATCTATGGCCCTATCGCTAAGGAGGTAAACAAATGCATGCAATCAAGGGAGGAGTACATGGTGGTGTGGGTGAGATGCTTGGCTAATGGACATGTTATATAAAACTTGGGTTGGGTATCCATCGGATTGTATTCATGATGCTATGgaataaaaacatattttctaTAGTTCTCACTAAGATAGCATCTATAACCGGATTTAGCAAATCCATCCCCTAGACACGCCTGATAAGTGAGCCATTTTTCTCTCTGCATGCAGTCATGTTTCTCATTTTCTCCCTCTTATCTCTGATCACTTGTATGTgattgatgaagatgaagaggaagaaagagaagaaagaaaGATGGTCCGGGGTGGGCAGTGTCCTATGTGACAGACTACCCGGACCCGTCCGGAGCCCGCATATCCTCTTCATATTTTGTGCATATTCAAGGGTTTGTGGACAACCTGGTCGTATAGTGATGATATGAGGGGTGTGGTTGGGTCACCTCTTTCCCTTCTCTCTCATGTTTGTGGAGGATATGAGCGGGagggttggagatgctctaacattATTGTGTGTGATATTATGAAGTGTGTTAGCTGAGATGACATTGTTTTCGATTATTTTAGCTAGCTCTATCATTAGCATCTTAATTTCTTTTCAAAAGCTCGTGACAACGCACGGGTGTTCTACTAGTGTTTATAATTTACGTTTCAATAGAGCGGGATGGTTCTCAAATAATACTCAGTAACTCAGGACATGCAGATCCATGCACAGTTCTTTTTTACAATAAATGTATCTCTTTATTTATTAGAGCATAATCATATCACAAGCACAATTCCGCAACAAGTGTATGCGACGATGCCAAGCTAACCGAATCTGGCAGCAATGTATAGTTCCCAAGACCTGCTAAGACAACGTACAACCTTTAGTTTTTTGTACGTGCAAAGTAAATAGTATAATTGTGGATATGGATTCGAAATTTATGTACTACAAATATTAGTATTTGTACAAATCATTTACCTTGTGTCATTtatatgattacctttctgagaacaTGATTTCTAAGGTGTACAATTAGCTTCCAGGATAAACAAGATACTGAGTTGATCAAAGGTTCGATGCATGCATGTGAATTTATTCGAAGTTCATGATCCCTATGTTCATGAGGTCATTGCCCAGTGACTCAGTTCTTATACGCTTGATCTTTGTTGTGGTTGCTAGTCACAACTTTTGGTATGGCGCTTCAGGCCATCAAGTTTATCTCCATGTGTTGTGCTAGGTCTAGGTGAGCTAGGCATCCTTTGTTGGTCGGTTTTTTTTACTCTAGGAGATTGAAGCAAGACATTGCTCTAGAGGTTGTTACACCAAGCTATTAGATATTCCAAACGTCAGTTAGAGTTTTAATCGTACACGTGAGTTAGTATGAGTCCTAGTTGGAGTTAGGTTGCAGGTTAATCGATTTTGTGTCCGTATAAGTATAAGTCATGTAATCAGCTATTATCTTTCCCGAATAATAAAGCAATTAGTGCCCCTAAAGATTGCATGAATTACGCCCCTATGCCACCGGCAAGTGAAAAAAAGAatcgttttcttttcttttcagttCAGGCGGTAATGTATGTTCAATATAAAACAATCCCTAAATACAATATAGACCTACGAGCGTCCGAATGGCTTGAGCCATGCTCTTCCACGTCGGAGACCCGAGTTCGATCCCTGTTGCTCTCTTTCAAAAGCCTTTTCTTCATCTTCAGTACAAAACAAAGTTTGACAGTACGTGCCATTTAGAGGAGTACTGCCATCAACATAAACTTTTTGTTTTGTCCCTCAAATTTTCCAGTTTTCTTTTAGATTTGAACGTGTTGTTGGTAGTTTGCCTTCATAGATTTTTCGTAGCAACTGGTAGAATATATTGTTATCGAATCCATAACTATACCACGATAGTAAATTCCACCAAGAGCTCGGGCGAGTACTGCCATCAACATAAACTTTTTGTTTTGTCCCTCAAATTTTCCAGTTTTCTTTTAGATTTGAACGTGTTGTTGGTAGTTTGCCTTCATAGATTTTTCGTAGCAACTGGTAGAATATATTGTTATTGAATCCATAACTATACCACGATAGTAAATTCCACCAAGAGCTCGGGCGAGTACTGCCATCAACATAAACTTTTTGTTTTGTCCCTCAAATTTTCCAGTTTTCTTTTAGATTTGAACGTGTTGTTGGTAGTTTGCCTTCATAGATTTTTCGTAGCAACTAGTAGAATATATTGTTATCAAATCCATAACCATACCACCATAGTAAATTCCACCAAGAGCTCGGACGAGCAGACTGTCACTGGGTCACATATCCTCATTTTTCTCCATCAAGTTTCATTAGATATTTCTCCCAGTTTAActgagaagaaaaaaaacatctGCTGAGTATTTCAAATGTGTAAAAGTAATAAAATTAGTAGCAAGCTTAGAAATTTTGCTTCGGTTGTGTTGTACATTCATGTCATAATGACACTTTCATCATGGATAATTGTCCATCTTTCCAGTGAAATAATGTGTTTtcactggtagaaaaagaggcttccgtccagccccataagtcgcgaaactgtaggaaccgcgactaatgaattctttagtcgcggttcggaagacgaaccgcgaccaaagtcctgggcccagggcgctcggtggccagctggtgcacgtgaggggctttagtcgcggttggccaggccaaccgcgactaaaggtctttagtcgcggtttgccatgccaaccgcgactaaatctcctcccctatagataccagttcagcacactcacttagccatttggtgccacttctcttcacaagcttcacaagggggtgtaggtttgcttttggttcctcttatgcacacaaggtgtttgatgaaatgccccaagagcgtgaaacaaacatgatatgaagtgttggagccacacttgaggttcctcatttattttttcctcctcgatcgcggttagcaacttgaacctttcatgcatgtgtgtcattgataaaatatgcatgtgtgttgttcattgtttaatttctattgtttatagctagttagtttaacaaatgcatgatggttaattatatattttatattataataatgcagatgaatcggcaatggatgtacggtaaccgactctcccgcgagttcactacgggtttgaaagatttcctcgtagtggctaatgcgaacaagcaaaagggttttgttatctgtccatgtgttgactgtaagaatcagaagggttactcttcctcaagagaagttcacctgcacctgcttcggcacggtttcatgccaagctataattgttggaccaagcatggagaaagaggggttataatggaagaagatgaagaaggggatgatttcatggatgaaagctatcttgctcatttcggtgatactttcatggaggatgctgaaggtgaaggggaaggtgaaggggaaggtgaaggtgaagaagaggcacgtgatgagaccgttgatgatcttggtcggaccattgctgatgcacggagacgctgcgaaactgaaaaggagagggagaatttggatcgcatgttagaggatcacagaaagtcgttgtaccccggatgcgatgatggtctgaaaaagctgggctgcacactggatttgctgaaatggaaggcacaggcaggtgtagctgactcggcatttgaaaacttgctgaaaatgttgaagaatatgtttccaaagaataacgagttgcccgccagtacgtacgaagcaaagaaggttgtatgccctctaggtttagaggttctgaagatacatgcatgcatcaacgactgcatcctctaccgcggtgaatacgagaatttgaatgaatgcccggtatgcactgcattgcgttataagatcagaggcgatgaccctggtgacgatgttgagggcgagaaacccaggaagagggttcccgccaaggtgatgtggtatgctcctataataccacggttgaaacgtttgttcaggaacaaagagcatgccaagttgttgcgatggcacaaagaggaccgtaagtcggacggggagttgagacacaccgcagatggaacgcaatggagaaagatcgacagagagttcaaagattttgcagctgacgcaaggaacataagatttggtctaagtacagatggcatgaatccttttggcgagcagagctccagccatagcacctggcccgtgactctatgcatctacaaccttcctccttggttgtgcatgaagcggaagttcattatgatgccagtgctcatccaaggtccgaagcaacccggcaacgacatcgatgtgtacctaaggccattagttgatgaacttttacagctgtggggcagacctggtgtccgtgtgtgggatgagcacaaagaagaggaatttgacctacgagcgttgcttttcgtaaccatcaacgattggcctgctcttagtaacctttcgggactgtcaaataagggatacaatgcatgcacgcactgcttacatgagactgaaagtgtacatttgccaaattgtaagaagaacgtgtaccttgggcatcgtcgatttcttccgaaaattcatccagtaagaaagaaaggcaagcattacaacggcaaggcagatcaccggccgaagcctgcggaacgcactggtgctgaggtatttgatatggtcaaggatttgaaagtcatctttggaaagggtcctggcggacaatcagttccgaagggagctgacgggcacgcagccatgtggaagaagaaatctatattctgggagctagaatattggaaagtcctagaagtccgctctgcaatcgacgtgatgcacgttacgaagaatatttgcgtgaacctcctaagcttcttgggcgtgtatgggaagacaaatgatacaaaggaagcacggcaggaccagcaacgtttgaaagaccctgatgaccggcatccggaatggtttcaaggtcgtgccagctacgctctgaccaaagaagagaaggtcatcttttttgaatgcctgagcagtatgaaggtcccgtctggattctcgtccaatataaagggaataataaacatggcggagaaaaagttccaaaacctgaagtctcacgactgccacgtgattatgacgcaattgcttccgattgctttgagggggctcctgccgcaaaatgttcgagtagccattgtgaagctatgtgcattcctcaatgcaatctctcagaaggtaatcaatccagaagttctaccacggttacagaacgatgtgatccaatgtcttgtcagtttcgagctcgtgttcccgccatccttcttcaatattatgacgcacctcctggttcacctagtcgaagagattttcgttctcggtcctgtatttctacacaatatgttccccttcgagaggttcatgggagtattaaagaaatatgttcgtaaccgtgctaggccagaaggaagcatcgccaagggctatggaaatgaggaggtaattgagttttgtgttgactttgttcctgaccttaagccgattggtcttcctcgatcgcggcacgaggggagactaagtggaaaaggcacgatcgaaaggaaatcaacgatatgtatggacggccattctctgactaaagcacaccacactgtactgaccaattccagcttggtggctccgtactttgagaaacacaagaatattttacgctcggacaacccggggaagcctgaatcctggattaggaaggcccacatggagactttcggcagttggttgagaaaacatttaatgaatgacaatgatgttgtagatcagctgtacatgttggccaagacaccatcttcgactataacgactttccaagggtacgagataaatgggaatacattttacacgatcgcccaagataaaaagagcaccaaccaaaacagtggtgtccgctttgatgcagcaaccgagaatgggcaagaggtcacatattatggttacatagaggagatatgggaacttgactatggaccctcctttaaggtccctttgttccggtgcaaatggttcaagctaacaagaggtggggtaaaggtggaccagcaatacggaatgacaatggtggatttcaacaatcttggttaccttgacgaaccattcgtcctagcgaaagatgtcgctcaggttttctatgtgaaggacatgagtagcaaaccgaggaaacggaaagataagaaaacgatcagtacatcatgcgatgatccaaagcgccacattgttctttcagggaaaagaaacatcgtgggagtggaggacaagacagacatgtcagaagattataatatgtttgctgaaattccgcccttcaaagtgaacaccgacccaagcattaagttaaatgatgaggatgctccatggatacggcacaatcgtaagcaagcagggacacaagggaagaaatgatgtgtaataatttattgtaccaaactttgttgaatggatcatgtgaattatattacccgtgatgtgtttggtgtccattttcgaatgattcgagatatcactgatgatacatgaaatttggagtgatttagtcatactcctgcctaggcgtataatatgcatactcgtagtcttcatagccgctgtcgtcgttgtactggtagtcgtcgccttctaagttgccgccgtcgtcgtcgctgctgtcgtcgctgtcgtcgggcggcgctcgtggctcgaactgagggtagcgcaggcgggggatatcgccggccgtgatgtagtccatgacgctctgcagagtccggccgtaccaccatagccgacggccggcctcgtggaagttcccaggaggcagaccgtcctcctcatacctggcgagcgccctctcacgccgattgatgaagaaggcgtcccaagtatgctggttatcgggatgccagcggggattcatccgctgctccggcgtgaggtcgaggtagtagtggttcgtgatggccgcccggcgcgcagtaccctgagggacgggagggaccggcacgccgccggcgcttaggctccagccggtggggacgcggtagcccggtggacaagggtagttcgaggcgcaaagctcctccacctgctggtaggttagagtgggtgcggtggaagccatgagagagtgatgagagattgtagagatgtgataatgctggccaagacgggctacatatatgtagtgagaaatggcgggaaaaatgggagcgggaagacaggaggcgggaagaaagtggcgggaagaaagaggcgggaagacagggaagaaatggcgggaagaagaggaatccagagctggtcatctaacctttagtcccggctggttggtgcaaccgggactaaatgtggtttttgtgtcatctaagaaaactgtcggtgggataaggacgtttgaattgaattagttttatttttctgaattttttgatatattatttgtatttttaacattttgaattgaattagttttatttttcttaattttttgatataatttttgtgtttttaacatattgaattgaattagttttatttttctgaatttattgatatattatttgtatttttaagatattgaaaaagaaaagtattttgaaaaatacctttagtcgcggttggccagaccaaccgcgactaaaggtcgttgcgcgcgggaacgaaaaaaccctttagtcgcggttggtttagccaaccgcgactaaaggttacctttagtcgcgggtcggctccccaaccgcgactaaaggggggggggcgcgggaacgcaaaaacccgccaaaaaccctttagtcgcggttggggaggcgacccgtgaCTAAAGGTAAccgttagtcgcgggtcgcctccccaaccacgactaaaggggggggggctataaatacaagggcctgccgccgtcttctccgattctcgtCTTCTCCAATTTTCtgccgcgcgcgccgaaggcctgccgccgtcgccgtcgccctcgacgccgccctcgccgcccgccgtcgcccttgccctcgacgccgcccgccgtcgcccgccgtcgctctcgccctcgacgccgccctcgccgcccgccgtcgccctcgccgcccgccgtcgcccttgcccacgtacgccgcccgccgtcgcccgccgtcgcccctcgCCCTTGCCGCCGGCCGTCTCTTGTCCGAATTGCTAGATTAACTTTGCGGAGTATCTGTGGGACGAGACTTAGTTAAAAATCTCTATCCCCACACTAATCTTTGTCAATACGCGTGACCCCGTGCAGATCATCATCTACATGCCACTTCGTGTTTGCGAGAATTCACTATTCTTGACTATGAGGTTGTCCAAATAACTGGTAGCAAATCGTTGACAACCAAAGTCAATCGATTGTCAGAACTTTGTAGAAAGCTATATCATGCCTCTAATGAACGAAGCCGAAGTAACACTTGAGGGAAGAAAACAAGAACATCAAGTAAAAGATTGTGTCTAACATAATAGATTTATCTTCTACTCGCACAATTTTATTAAGCACTAGAACTCATCTAGTTCCTAATTCTTTTTAGCAATAAATGAAATTCATCACTAAAAACTTTGTGCAATACCCTCATAATCACATGTGATCTAGATTGTAACCTGCATGTACTCATAGAATTGCTCATGATGTCACTGTTTTGAAATAcagtagaaaacaaaagaaaaatagcccTACGATCAAGGTCCTGGATCACTATGAAGATGCATATAAGGTTAGATCGGATCTTTACCAACTTCGAGATGCAGAGGAAGAAGAGTTGGTGTAGGTTGTTCTTGATGTCCCTTGAACAGTCCACAACAACCCCTCGAACAAAAGATCAAAAGCACAACCTCTATAGATTGCAAGCATACAAACTTCACGATccggacaccctctcccaccccttcctcgccccctccttttgccaccgccctttcgccaccgccaccgccaccgcaccccttcttcacttaattaatttgtttttactacatgttttcaggactgacataatggcggacgatagagctgacccgattatggacaactatgatccggacggtgaagcacatatgttcggcatcataaacggcgatattctatatgtgccgaccggacaagatcaagaagatgatatctcttcttatctgaaccttgacggtgaagatgaagggcgccgtcagcaagatgatgccgaacaaacgtcgataaacgacgatcttcaaatggaagtagcaaccacctccggcgccgaggtatatatatacattgagcctctggtgatacaaactaactgatttgaataaatatgtgtgtactaacgcgcgcgactctctttcttattttagccctcggccggatcgtcgaaacaatcgagtacgtcgtcaaagcgtggcgcaaccaagacgatgaaacaaggagaaacatgcaccatcgaggttgtcgacagtgcaaccggcaggccgctggagccccgcaagaacgccaccaagtttgtcagccaatgcggagccgttgttagagacaacgtctcgatcaccgtccaggagtggaatgagccaaagaaggcacgaaatgctggtttcacttttgtcgataagagaacaaaaaaagattgcttcaagaagcttatggaacatttcgttctacctccggaatacaacaaattcgatgaggagggtaacaagattgaggaaaacaaggagaggaggaggctagtcaaacagttcgcccttcataagatggccgacgcattccggaaattcaagcaaaatctagcccatgactttgtcaagcagaacaagactccggatttcaaaggacaatatgagaaactgaaacatgattggccagaatttgtgaagcaaaagaaatcggagcagttcattcaaatatcgaaaagaaataaggaaaatgcggctaagaaggagtacaatcatattatggggccaggagggtatcgcatttgggtgcctaggttggagaagatggagaacgagctgagggcgcgaggaatccgtccaggtacggagggatgggaccaaagggccaaaagctggtggtacgggcatgggggaacgctgaacccggagacaggggagtgtgtttaccggggcaaattaattaaacccacccaagcccttattgacgcaatgagggatgctgaagaggggaagatcaagttcaacagagagaacgacgcgctgacaaaagccctcgggaattctgaacacggaggacgtgtacgaggcatggggaacattccgtggaaaatagggttcccccagaacgatgacccgtacggttacagaagccgtaagagaaagatggatcgggaagcagatgttgtggcgcggttggcatcggaaatgga encodes:
- the LOC123406147 gene encoding uncharacterized protein LOC123406147 — protein: MYGNRLSREFTTGLKDFLVVANANKQKGFVICPCVDCKNQKGYSSSREVHLHLLRHGFMPSYNCWTKHGERGVIMEEDEEGDDFMDESYLAHFGDTFMEDAEGEGEGEGEGEGEEEARDETVDDLGRTIADARRRCETEKERENLDRMLEDHRKSLYPGCDDGLKKLGCTLDLLKWKAQAGVADSAFENLLKMLKNMFPKNNELPASTYEAKKVVCPLGLEVLKIHACINDCILYRGEYENLNECPVCTALRYKIRGDDPGDDVEGEKPRKRVPAKVMWYAPIIPRLKRLFRNKEHAKLLRWHKEDRKSDGELRHTADGTQWRKIDREFKDFAADARNIRFGLSTDGMNPFGEQSSSHSTWPVTLCIYNLPPWLCMKRKFIMMPVLIQGPKQPGNDIDVYLRPLVDELLQLWGRPGVRVWDEHKEEEFDLRALLFVTINDWPALSNLSGLSNKGYNACTHCLHETESVHLPNCKKNVYLGHRRFLPKIHPVRKKGKHYNGKADHRPKPAERTGAEVFDMVKDLKVIFGKGPGGQSVPKGADGHAAMWKKKSIFWELEYWKVLEQRLKDPDDRHPEWFQGRASYALTKEEKVIFFECLSSMKVPSGFSSNIKGIINMAEKKFQNLKSHDCHVIMTQLLPIALRGLLPPRPEGSIAKGYGNEEVIEFCVDFVPDLKPIGLPRSRHEGRLSGKGTIERKSTICMDGHSLTKAHHTVLTNSSLVAPYFEKHKNILRSDNPGKPESWIRKAHMETFGSWLRKHLMNDNDVVDQLYMLAKTPSSTITTFQGYEINGNTFYTIAQDKKSTNQNSGVRFDAATENGQEVTYYGYIEEIWELDYGPSFKVPLFRCKWFKLTRGGVKVDQQYGMTMVDFNNLGYLDEPFVLAKDVAQVFYVKDMSSKPRKRKDKKTISTSCDDPKRHIVLSGKRNIVGVEDKTDMSEDYNMFAEIPPFKVNTDPSIKLNDEDAPW